ATAGAAAAAAGCCGTACCCGCGCACTAACTCTTGATGAGCTCTCACATGTCTTCAAGGTTTTCAGGATGCACTCCACCAGCTTTACACGAGACAACTACTTAGCCTGTGCATTATTGGTTACGCTGGGAGTCAGAAAAACAGAACTAACTGAAGCTAAGTGGCAAGAATTCGATCTTAAACAAGCACTCTGGCATCTACCTAAACACAGGAGCAAAACAGGAACGGCTATTACCATTCCTTTACCGCAATCGGTGATTCAGTGGCTTGAAGAGCTCCATATCCGAGCCTGTGGTTCTGAGTATGTCTTTCCAAGTCGAAGGACAGCTAAAAATCCCCACATGAGTGCAGATACACTTAACCGAGCCATAGCAAAACTGTTTGGTCAGGAGCCAGGAAAGAAAAAGCAACCGAAGAACAGAATGGGGGAACTGGAGCCTTTTACAGTGCACGATTTTCGCCGTACCTGCCGTAGTTTACTGGCAGCTGAAGGCATTGCTCCACATGTTGCAGAGCGCTGCCTCAACCACAAAATTCAAGGCATAGAAGGAATTTACAACCAACATGACTATCTTGAAGAACGTCGACATGCACTTGGGCTAATTGCAGATAAGATCTTTCCCCTGACATTGGCCATATAAATCAGTCAACGACTCTCATACTCACGCTCAATCAGCGCCTCCACCAGCTGGTTGAGCCTGATGCCTCTTGAAGCCGCCATTTCATCAAGCATCTCCTTCACTTCTTCACGAAGTACCAAGTTACATACTTTCTTACCCTGCCGATTGTCACGATGTTTCTTCTGTTGCCACGCTTTATTGAAATCATTTAAAAACAATCTCTTCAGATTTGGAATAGCATCCCAAGTATCAAAAGCAGCAAAGATAGCCAAATACATTTCAACCGTTCCTGTCGGATGAAGATAAGAAACTGAAGGAAGATTCTGGTCAAAACTTGGTCTTGTTAGATATTCCCACGCCCATCGGCATTGCATTTCATCATTACTCTGCAACCAAGATAGCGGCTTACGTGCACTAAAAATACGCCCCCAATTAGATTCTAGCCTGTTCACTAAATCTAATTGCCACCCAAGCGATTGGCCGCTCCTATCAAAAAACTTAACGACCTCTTCAAAGCGATCCATGGTACTTGATGTCTGCAACTTTAAGCCAAGTTTATCGTAGGGTGGAACCTGGGGTTGACTGGGTGCTGAATTTAGAGGGTTTGAGGTATTCAGTTGCAGGGCATACCTTGAATAATCAATATGAGGTAGCACTGCCGGTCGAACAAATTCTTGCAATCCAGAAACTGATAAACCATAGACACCCCCTCTGACTAAAGTTAACCAAACCCAATAACAGGCACGGTCATTTCCTTTAAGCCAATCCAACTCACTTAATGGCAATAGCTTCTGCTTTGCCTCATCAACTAACCACTCGACAAAGCTGTCCTTCTTCTCTGTGCTCTCCTGCCAAGCATGGATTACCTGGTTAATGATATCTGTGCTCTCAGAAGCACTCTGCGCCGTAAAAGGAACAGTTAAACCACTAGCATTCATTAGCCTCAAGCATGACTCAATAAAACGAATGTCACTACTGACAACTTGCCTAACCCCATCCCTGTGGCACGCCATAACTACAACTACTCAGTAACATTTAAAGTAGCACACAAAGTAGCGCAAAAAGTCACCAAAAAGCAATGTATTAAGTAACTTTAAAGTAACTATCCAGCCATTGGTTGATATTGAAAACCCCATGGCAATAGGGTTTCATAGACATTTATCACAGGCAGTAACTTCAGAGTATTGGAAATCGAAGTACAGAAGGCCTCGTCGAGCCAGATGATCGTTTTCCACAAGGGAACCTCTTACATGACAGCAAGCCTAGTTGTCGGATTAGTAATATGTAATGTAAGAAAACTGACTTTGACCAATACGGAATAAGTGATCGAATGGGCGGTGCTTAGTGGGTCGATGAACCGCGATAAATGTAAAGAATTACTCCAGATGCTTCTTCTATGTGTGAGTACGTCACTCGCACCTGATACCATTTAGGAGAAGAGCAAATGACCTATCCTCAGTTAACCAATCAAGGCCCACTGAACCAGAATTATCTGAAACGAATTGAAGAGACTGTTAACGGGGCTTTGGCAATCCACCCCCGCTTGACCGTTATCAGAATTGACCTGAGACTGCCTGACAATGGTGCTCACTCAGACAACCCACTGGAGCATGACACCCCTGCCTTTTTCGCCAACACCGGTCCCAATTTAATAAAGCGATTCATCGCCTCTCTCAAGGCGCAAATTGCTGCAGAGCAATACGAAAAACTTAGACTAGGTATGAGGGTTCACGATACTGGGACTCAATATGTCTGGGCTCGGGAATATTCACAGAACCACAAAAGCCATTACCACCTGGCCTTACTGTTCAACAAGGACCGATATTTTTCACTGGGTAGTTATTACGACCCTAACTCACTGGCAGGGAAGGTTAGAAAAGCTTGGGCCAGCGCATTGGGCATGCCGGTTGAGATGTGCTCTGCCTTGGTTCACTTTCCCGAAAACCCTGTCTACCACCTCAATCACAATGCTGAACCTGCCACCTTCTTGGCTCAGCTCTACCCAATGCTGACACGGCTAAGCTATCTGGCTAAGGAAAACTCCAAAGTTAATGGCACAGGACAGCGAAACTTTGGCTGTAGCAACCCAAAAAAAGAAGTGAGGTAAACCCGCTCCTTTTTGGTGAAACGAAGCAGCGATTTCAACGTCGCTGCTCCATCTTCTGTCTAATCCACGCCTGCACCTCACCGGCGACCCAGGCCACATTCCTTGGCCCCAGATGAACAGGTTTAGGAAAGGTATCGTCACTGCAGTACTTGTAGAGGGTTGATTTAGGCAAGGCGGTTATCGCCATAACTTGCCTGATTTTGAGTAATTGCAATGGCTGTGGCTCAATCAGCTCAGTATTCATAATTCAAGCTCCTTGAAGTCTTGGTCTACCTCCTCCTGGGTGATCCCTATATAGCGCAGTGTCACCCCTTCAGAGCTATGCCTGAGCATCTTCATTACTCGCGCAATATCTCGGGTAGATTTGTAAAGATGATAACCACGGGTTTTTCGCATGGAATGAGTACCCAATGGCAAACGCAGCTCTTCACCAATAATGCCAAATGCCTTACATACGGCACGACGGGTTAACGGGCGAGGAGCCTGGTTGATAGCTTGTCGATTGCGATAGGATTGAAATAGATAGATATGACTCGGATGTTCCTCCCGAATACGGTGAATGATCTGCAGTGCTTTGGGGTTAAGTTGAATACTGGCGTGCTTACCAGTCTTTTGCTCACGGAGATTCAATCTGTCCTCATCGATATCGCTGAACTTGATTGATAACAGATCAGAGATCCTCAGAGCCAGATTGATGCCTATGTTCCAGATATCTGCCATCTGTTGGCTATGATGCCGTGCCAGTAGATGACCGATTAAACGAATCGTATCCGGATCTTTTACAGCCTGAACTTCAGCCATAGCGTGGTTCCTTTTTCCGTTTAAATTGATAGTTTCGAGAAGCTTGAAGGGGGGAGTTGACGCAAACCCTTGTGTGACAAGGAGTGCAAGGTTCCCAAAAGGCCAAA
This region of Shewanella sp. NFH-SH190041 genomic DNA includes:
- a CDS encoding tyrosine-type recombinase/integrase; translated protein: MAEVQAVKDPDTIRLIGHLLARHHSQQMADIWNIGINLALRISDLLSIKFSDIDEDRLNLREQKTGKHASIQLNPKALQIIHRIREEHPSHIYLFQSYRNRQAINQAPRPLTRRAVCKAFGIIGEELRLPLGTHSMRKTRGYHLYKSTRDIARVMKMLRHSSEGVTLRYIGITQEEVDQDFKELEL
- a CDS encoding inovirus Gp2 family protein encodes the protein MTYPQLTNQGPLNQNYLKRIEETVNGALAIHPRLTVIRIDLRLPDNGAHSDNPLEHDTPAFFANTGPNLIKRFIASLKAQIAAEQYEKLRLGMRVHDTGTQYVWAREYSQNHKSHYHLALLFNKDRYFSLGSYYDPNSLAGKVRKAWASALGMPVEMCSALVHFPENPVYHLNHNAEPATFLAQLYPMLTRLSYLAKENSKVNGTGQRNFGCSNPKKEVR
- a CDS encoding tyrosine-type recombinase/integrase, whose amino-acid sequence is MGKLSAKGIQSIVKEGKPGRYGDGEGLYLMLPKSGHPYWMLRYTLFGKRRSMTLGKLINISLADARAQAALLKQKINQGEDPITERKSEKQVSFQTVDDLFADWYQDLEKRLKHPNIPKRIYSKEISPYIGNHQIDKVTPLDVRNIIRIIAKSGRPSIANDALMNLKQLFNHALKLNLLIYNPASAFKVDDAGGIEKSRTRALTLDELSHVFKVFRMHSTSFTRDNYLACALLVTLGVRKTELTEAKWQEFDLKQALWHLPKHRSKTGTAITIPLPQSVIQWLEELHIRACGSEYVFPSRRTAKNPHMSADTLNRAIAKLFGQEPGKKKQPKNRMGELEPFTVHDFRRTCRSLLAAEGIAPHVAERCLNHKIQGIEGIYNQHDYLEERRHALGLIADKIFPLTLAI
- a CDS encoding helix-turn-helix transcriptional regulator — translated: MNTELIEPQPLQLLKIRQVMAITALPKSTLYKYCSDDTFPKPVHLGPRNVAWVAGEVQAWIRQKMEQRR